A portion of the uncultured Draconibacterium sp. genome contains these proteins:
- a CDS encoding FtsX-like permease family protein, with translation MILSIAWRNVWRSKTRSIVMIAAIALGLFAGIFMMAFMNGMYNSRIESATKSELSHIQVHAPHFLDNTESELFIPDGFKLAERIAALDSVEAASPRLIAEPFIMAAHGTGGGKMLGIDPEKEKQVTDIWEHLVDGTYLEKTSRMPPVLLGQKLADKLQLKVGTKINVQLVDFNGDLSSKGYRVAGIYKTVNTGFDEMHLFVNINDLRSQIGIQPDAVHEIAILLKDNSFATAVKPAVQKIATGMDVQTWKELSPEMSIITDSMDQYMYIFILIILIALCFGIINTMLMAVLERVKEIGMLMAVGMNKRRIFNMIILESIMLTLTGGVVGILLGIGISRIFEQHPINLSAFAQGLEQYGMSTEIATEFPSHSLGILITLVVLTGLISAIYPARKALKLNPAEATRTE, from the coding sequence ATGATACTTTCAATAGCATGGCGAAACGTTTGGCGAAGCAAAACCCGCAGTATTGTGATGATAGCGGCCATTGCGCTGGGCCTTTTTGCAGGCATATTCATGATGGCATTTATGAATGGCATGTACAATTCGCGGATTGAATCGGCCACCAAATCAGAGCTGTCGCACATTCAGGTGCACGCACCTCATTTTTTGGATAACACCGAGTCGGAATTATTTATTCCGGATGGATTTAAACTGGCTGAAAGAATTGCAGCGCTCGATTCTGTGGAAGCAGCCTCTCCCCGACTGATTGCCGAACCGTTTATTATGGCCGCTCACGGAACGGGCGGTGGCAAAATGTTAGGCATCGATCCGGAAAAAGAGAAGCAGGTTACAGATATTTGGGAACACCTGGTTGATGGCACTTACCTTGAAAAAACCAGCCGGATGCCTCCTGTTCTTTTAGGCCAAAAATTGGCTGACAAACTGCAGTTAAAAGTTGGTACCAAAATAAATGTACAACTGGTTGATTTTAATGGTGATTTATCGTCGAAAGGATATCGCGTGGCAGGCATTTACAAAACGGTAAACACCGGTTTTGATGAAATGCATTTGTTTGTCAACATCAACGACCTGCGATCGCAAATTGGCATTCAACCCGACGCTGTGCATGAAATTGCCATTCTTTTAAAAGACAACAGCTTTGCAACAGCGGTAAAACCTGCGGTACAAAAAATCGCTACCGGTATGGATGTACAAACCTGGAAAGAACTTAGCCCGGAAATGTCGATCATTACCGATTCGATGGATCAGTACATGTACATTTTCATTTTGATTATCCTCATAGCATTATGTTTCGGGATTATCAACACCATGTTGATGGCAGTTCTTGAACGTGTAAAAGAAATTGGAATGCTGATGGCCGTTGGAATGAACAAACGAAGAATCTTTAACATGATCATCCTGGAATCGATTATGCTGACACTCACCGGAGGCGTAGTCGGGATCTTGTTGGGAATCGGAATTTCCCGAATTTTCGAGCAACATCCAATCAATCTATCAGCGTTTGCACAGGGATTGGAGCAATACGGGATGTCAACTGAAATTGCAACTGAATTTCCATCCCACTCACTGGGAATATTAATTACGCTGGTGGTATTAACCGGTTTGATATCGGCGATTTACCCGGCTCGAAAAGCACTAAAATTGAATCCGGCTGAAGCTACAAGAACAGAATAA
- a CDS encoding ABC transporter ATP-binding protein: MKIIEIKNLHKIYNGSSVSVHAVNGINMSIEEGEFTAIVGPSGSGKTTLLNIIGGLDDASEGSVEIEGVKINELSSRKLTDFRMKNIGFVFQAYNLIPVLTAKENVEFIMHLQGSKKAERDARTSELLKAVGLGEMMDRRPSKLSGGQQQRVAVARALASKPKFVLADEPTANLDSHSTENLLDIMEQLNKEEKITFIFSTHDQRVVNKARRVITIEDGKIISDERK; encoded by the coding sequence ATGAAAATAATAGAAATAAAAAATCTGCACAAAATTTACAACGGAAGCTCCGTGTCCGTGCATGCAGTTAACGGTATAAACATGTCGATTGAAGAAGGCGAATTTACCGCCATTGTTGGTCCATCCGGATCGGGCAAAACAACCTTGCTGAATATCATTGGTGGATTGGATGATGCTTCAGAAGGATCGGTTGAAATTGAAGGCGTTAAAATCAATGAATTATCGTCACGAAAACTGACTGATTTCAGAATGAAAAATATCGGATTTGTCTTCCAGGCTTACAACCTGATTCCCGTTTTGACTGCCAAAGAAAATGTAGAATTTATTATGCATTTGCAGGGAAGCAAAAAAGCCGAACGCGATGCACGTACCAGCGAACTTCTAAAAGCCGTTGGATTAGGAGAAATGATGGATCGCCGACCATCGAAATTGTCGGGCGGGCAACAACAGCGCGTAGCTGTAGCACGTGCTTTGGCATCAAAACCCAAATTTGTTCTGGCCGATGAGCCAACTGCCAACCTTGATTCGCACTCCACCGAAAATCTGCTCGATATTATGGAGCAACTTAATAAAGAGGAAAAAATAACGTTTATATTTTCAACACACGACCAGCGGGTGGTAAACAAAGCGCGACGTGTAATTACCATCGAGGATGGAAAGATCATCAGCGATGAGAGAAAGTAA
- a CDS encoding CAP domain-containing protein: MRNAKICIAILFIGLFIEASGNEELKDRTLNTAADVNYLSELEKEVVYEINLFRSNPSEYAEKYIAPLAQYYDKKILHYPGDKSIMTQEGVSALHECVRVLKKATPAPVLFPDKLLTKAANDHQNDQAKTGQTGHIGRDRSNSKDRIERYGKWQVRIAENIAYGNISAQQIVIFLLIDDGVKSRGHRANLLQPDFKRIGVACGTHPRYSTMCVMDFAGGMENK; encoded by the coding sequence ATGAGAAACGCGAAGATTTGCATAGCAATTTTATTCATCGGTCTGTTCATAGAAGCTTCGGGCAATGAAGAGTTAAAAGACCGTACATTAAACACGGCAGCCGATGTCAACTACTTGTCGGAGTTGGAAAAGGAAGTGGTTTACGAAATCAATTTGTTCCGTTCAAATCCGTCGGAGTATGCTGAGAAATATATTGCTCCCCTCGCCCAATATTACGACAAAAAAATATTGCATTACCCCGGCGATAAATCGATAATGACGCAGGAAGGAGTAAGTGCTTTGCACGAATGTGTACGTGTTTTAAAAAAGGCGACTCCGGCACCGGTTTTATTTCCTGATAAACTTTTAACAAAAGCGGCTAATGACCATCAAAATGATCAGGCAAAAACCGGCCAAACAGGGCACATCGGAAGAGATCGTTCAAACTCAAAAGACAGGATTGAGAGATATGGGAAATGGCAGGTTCGTATAGCCGAAAATATTGCTTATGGAAATATTTCGGCTCAGCAGATCGTCATTTTTCTATTAATCGACGATGGCGTTAAAAGCCGTGGTCATCGGGCAAATCTTCTTCAACCTGATTTTAAACGAATTGGCGTAGCATGCGGCACACATCCGCGATACAGCACCATGTGTGTTATGGATTTTGCCGGCGGCATGGAAAACAAATAG